The following are encoded together in the Lactuca sativa cultivar Salinas chromosome 1, Lsat_Salinas_v11, whole genome shotgun sequence genome:
- the LOC111886068 gene encoding aspartic proteinase 36 — MRGFFLAGMPVTSTIAGAAVAVLLQTAFVLCAFPTILKLERAFPTNHLVELNELRYKDSFRHPRILQQQHQQSSSAASVVVFPVQGTYDPYRVGLYFTRVQLGSPPKEYYVQIDTGSDVLWVSCSSCDGCPRSSGLEIPIQFYDPSTSSTASLISCSDRRCSLGTQSSDSGCSNSNHQCSYTFQYGDGSGTSGYYVSDLIHLDTIVGDSKPSNASASIVFGCSTSQTGDLTKPDRAIDGIFGFGQQGLSVIAQLSSQGIAPDAFSHCLVGNGGGGGILVLGQIIEPTMVYTPLIQSQPHYNIDLLSISVNGQPLSIDPSLFATSGNRGGTIIDCGTTLSYLAEEAYDPFVDAITQSVSQFVRPITSKGDQCYVISSSTPEIFPTVSLNFAGGASMILRPQDYLLQQNSVGGASLWCIGFQKIRGQGITILGDLVLKDRIVVYDLGGQRIGWANYDCTSSVNVSTSSSGGRSEYVNAGQIGGSSSGSSLQNNPYKLFLIVVAFVPHILVIAVFFPSKIIHVHRYRLI, encoded by the exons ATGCGGGGGTTTTTTCTTGCCGGAATGCCGGTGACGTCGACCATTGCCGGCGCTGCTGTCGCCGTATTGTTGCAGACAGCTTTCGTCCTTTGTGCGTTTCCCACCATTCTTAAGTTGGAGAGAGCTTTTCCGACGAATCATCTTGTTGAGTTGAATGAACTTAGATACAAAGATAGTTTCAGGCACCCAAGAATCTTGCAGCAGCAGCACCAACAGTCTTCTTCTGCAGCAAGTGTTGTTGTTTTCCCTGTTCAAGGAACTTATGATCCTTATCGTGTTGG GCTTTATTTTACAAGAGTTCAATTGGGTTCTCCTCCAAAGGAATATTACGTACAAATCGACACCGGAAGTGATGTATTATGGGTCAGTTGCAGTTCATGCGACGGTTGCCCTAGATCCAGTGGACTCGAA ATTCCAATTCAGTTCTATGATCCTTCAACATCATCAACAGCTTCTCTGATATCTTGCTCAGATCGACGTTGTTCTTTAGGAACTCAATCATCTGATTCCGGCTGTTCCAATTCCAATCATCAATGCAGTTACACATTCCAGTATGGAGATGGTAGCGGGACGTCAGGTTATTACGTTTCCGATCTAATCCATCTTGATACAATCGTCGGCGATTCAAAACCATCAAACGCTTCAGCATCCATCGTATTCGG ATGTAGCACATCCCAAACTGGGGATTTAACCAAACCCGATAGAGCCATTGACGGAATCTTTGGATTCGGTCAACAAGGACTCTCTGTAATCGCGCAGCTTTCTTCACAAGGGATAGCTCCAGATGCTTTCTCTCATTGTCTCGTCGgaaacggtggtggtggtgggattTTGGTTCTAGGTCAGATAATCGAGCCAACCATGGTGTATACTCCATTAATCCAGTCACA ACCACATTACAACATAGATCTGTTAAGCATATCTGTGAACGGACAACCATTGTCAATCGATCCGTCATTGTTTGCAACATCAGGGAATCGAGGGGGGACGATAATCGATTGTGGAACTACTCTTTCATACCTCGCGGAAGAAGCTTATGATCCTTTCGTCGATGCT ATTACACAGTCTGTTTCACAATTCGTCCGACCTATTACCTCAAAGGGCGATCAGTGTTATGTAATTTCCTCAAG TACGCCGGAGATATTTCCGACTGTAAGCTTGAATTTCGCCGGCGGTGCTTCGATGATTTTAAGACCCCAAGACTATCTTCTTCAACAGAACTCGGTG GGTGGGGCTTCACTGTGGTGCATAGGGTTTCAGAAAATTCGTGGACAGGGAATTACCATTCTAGGAG ATCTTGTTTTAAAAGATAGGATTGTTGTTTATGATCTTGGTGGTCAACGGATTGGTTGGGCGAATTACGATT GTACGTCATCTGTAAATGTGTCGACGAGTTCAAGTGGTGGAAGAAGTGAATATGTGAATGCTGGTCAGATCGGTGGTAGTAGTAGTGGTAGTTCATTACAAAATAACCCTTACAAATTGTTCTTAATTGTAGTGGCTTTTGTGCCACATATTTTAGTAATTGCGGTTTTTTTTCCTAGTAAAATTATACATGTGCATCGATATAGGTTAATTTGA